The Desulfovibrio sp. TomC genome includes a window with the following:
- a CDS encoding PP2C family protein-serine/threonine phosphatase, protein MQAFGASDQGRVRRQNQDRFLVRQLPDGSMLLAVADGLGGQAGGDVAAQAVVDALVRLEPGDGPPEWLLALAVETAATDIQEKTLADPKLAGMGSTATVVWVQNNFAVYAHIGDSRLYLWRNGVLSRITTDHTFLQDFLDDGSLTPEQIKDHPFRNILDKCVGCDGSEPDTGSLALHEGDALLLCTDGLFKELHEADIAAIMASGATPQETATTLLNQALAAGGRDNITVVMLRLTL, encoded by the coding sequence ATGCAAGCATTCGGGGCGAGCGATCAAGGACGGGTCAGACGTCAAAATCAGGACCGATTCCTGGTCAGGCAACTGCCGGACGGTTCCATGCTCCTGGCCGTGGCCGACGGTCTTGGCGGCCAGGCTGGGGGCGACGTGGCGGCCCAGGCGGTTGTTGACGCCCTGGTCCGTCTGGAACCAGGCGACGGCCCGCCCGAGTGGCTATTGGCCTTGGCCGTGGAAACGGCTGCGACCGATATCCAAGAAAAAACCTTGGCCGACCCAAAGCTGGCCGGCATGGGCTCCACCGCCACCGTTGTTTGGGTACAAAACAATTTTGCCGTTTACGCTCACATCGGCGATAGCCGCCTCTACCTGTGGCGCAACGGCGTTTTGTCCAGGATCACTACCGACCATACCTTTCTCCAGGATTTTTTGGACGATGGCAGTCTCACACCGGAACAGATTAAGGACCATCCGTTCCGGAACATACTGGACAAGTGCGTGGGCTGCGACGGGTCCGAGCCGGACACCGGGAGCCTCGCGCTGCACGAGGGCGACGCCCTGCTTTTGTGCACTGACGGGTTATTCAAGGAGCTTCACGAGGCGGACATCGCCGCTATCATGGCCTCGGGCGCAACACCACAGGAAACGGCGACCACATTGCTCAACCAGGCTCTGGCAGCCGGCGGGCGTGACAACATCACCGTGGTCATGCTGCGGCTAACGCTTTGA